One part of the Algibacter sp. L1A34 genome encodes these proteins:
- a CDS encoding sugar nucleotide-binding protein, with protein MVLIRISTDYVFDGDKEMGYTPKDLPNSINEY; from the coding sequence GTGGTTTTAATTCGTATTTCAACAGATTATGTATTTGATGGAGACAAAGAAATGGGCTATACACCCAAAGACTTACCTAATTCAATCAATGAATATTGA
- the pseI gene encoding pseudaminic acid synthase, producing the protein MLSNKCFIIAELSANHGGSLEIAKETVRAAKRAGADAIKLQTYTADTITLDVKTDLFKITQGTAWDGQYLHDLYKNASLPWEWHKPLYDVAKEEGLVCFSSPFDKSAVDFLEVLNTPIYKVASFEITDIPLIKYIASKQKPIIISTGIATIEDIELAIATCKEAGNTDITILKCTSAYPAAPEDANLLTIPDIVKRFGVKSGLSDHTMGAEAPMVAVALGATVIEKHFILDKSIGGADAHFSMDENEFKQMVDAVRLTERLIGYVDYEMTDKKKKSREFSRSLFITEDVKVGDVISEDNIRSVRPSYGLHPKYYNEILGKNFKEPYKKGTPLSWDVIL; encoded by the coding sequence ATGTTATCAAATAAATGTTTTATAATAGCAGAACTTTCTGCAAATCATGGCGGATCTTTAGAGATTGCTAAAGAAACAGTTAGAGCAGCAAAACGAGCTGGTGCTGATGCCATAAAATTGCAAACCTATACAGCAGATACCATTACTTTGGATGTTAAAACGGACCTTTTTAAAATCACACAAGGCACTGCTTGGGATGGACAATATTTACATGATTTATACAAAAATGCATCCTTACCATGGGAATGGCACAAACCATTATATGATGTAGCAAAAGAAGAAGGTTTGGTTTGTTTTTCATCCCCTTTTGATAAATCAGCAGTAGATTTTTTAGAAGTATTAAATACGCCAATTTATAAAGTTGCTTCTTTTGAGATTACAGATATTCCATTAATTAAGTACATCGCGTCAAAACAAAAGCCTATAATTATATCTACAGGAATTGCAACCATTGAAGATATTGAGTTAGCAATAGCGACATGTAAGGAAGCAGGTAATACAGATATTACTATATTAAAATGTACATCAGCATACCCAGCAGCACCTGAAGATGCCAACTTATTAACCATTCCCGATATAGTAAAACGGTTTGGTGTTAAATCTGGATTGTCTGATCATACTATGGGAGCAGAAGCACCAATGGTTGCGGTTGCTTTAGGGGCCACAGTAATAGAGAAACATTTTATTTTAGATAAATCTATTGGAGGGGCAGATGCGCATTTTTCAATGGATGAAAACGAATTCAAACAAATGGTGGATGCTGTACGTTTAACTGAAAGGTTAATCGGATACGTTGATTATGAAATGACCGATAAAAAGAAAAAAAGTAGAGAATTTTCGCGCTCTTTGTTTATTACTGAAGATGTGAAGGTTGGTGATGTTATTTCAGAGGATAATATAAGATCTGTAAGGCCAAGTTATGGTTTACACCCTAAGTATTATAATGAAATACTCGGAAAAAATTTTAAAGAGC
- the pseG gene encoding UDP-2,4-diacetamido-2,4,6-trideoxy-beta-L-altropyranose hydrolase, whose amino-acid sequence MTKKIIFRADGNSTMGLGHLYRLFALVEMYKSHYDFLFLTKENSVLGVIPKQYIVNIIPNSIDISNEPEWIGSHFAPKDHIIIADGYQFVSSYQKKIKKGGFSLIYVDDLIKEHMFADIVINHSPHALERDFIKEDYTKLALGTKFALLRPLFLKEAKQDKTINKIDTAFVCFGGADLFNLSLKAVQALLKVPTIISIHVVLGAAYKHREIFDLENQTKKLHLHKNLNEEDLCNLMQSCNISIAPSSTILYEICSVKMPILSGHFVDNQKGIYKELAKQEVIFKGGNLKDYSVLDFEEKINKIIKNHKIDTYLKNQKKLFDGKSKVRFLGIMNKLNISFRKAKQEDLMQVYSWSNDAFVRKNSYDSKPIELKNHKKWYLNKIKDSNTLFLLPLINNKPAGVVRYDITETHAIVGVLVSKDYRGQKLASQILINSAKLYFKNNSIPILAYIKKENTASVKSFENARYTYFKDEIIKGSLSFVYKLEKSDVIK is encoded by the coding sequence ATGACAAAGAAAATAATATTTAGAGCAGATGGTAATTCTACAATGGGATTAGGGCATTTGTATCGTTTGTTTGCTTTAGTTGAAATGTATAAAAGTCATTATGATTTTTTGTTTTTAACTAAAGAAAATTCTGTTTTAGGTGTAATTCCAAAGCAATATATAGTTAATATAATCCCTAACAGTATAGATATTAGTAACGAACCAGAATGGATTGGTTCTCATTTTGCTCCAAAGGATCATATTATTATTGCAGATGGTTATCAGTTTGTTAGTAGTTATCAAAAAAAAATAAAAAAGGGTGGGTTTTCTTTAATATATGTTGATGATTTAATAAAAGAGCATATGTTCGCTGATATTGTAATAAATCACTCACCACATGCTTTAGAAAGGGATTTTATTAAAGAAGATTATACTAAATTAGCTTTAGGGACTAAATTTGCATTGCTTAGACCTCTTTTTTTAAAAGAAGCAAAACAAGATAAAACAATTAACAAAATAGATACTGCCTTTGTTTGTTTTGGTGGAGCAGATTTGTTTAATTTATCATTAAAAGCTGTTCAAGCCTTATTAAAAGTACCTACAATAATTAGTATTCATGTAGTTTTAGGAGCCGCTTACAAGCACAGAGAAATTTTTGATTTAGAAAACCAGACCAAAAAACTGCATTTACACAAAAACCTAAACGAGGAAGATTTATGTAATTTAATGCAATCCTGTAATATATCTATTGCTCCTTCTAGTACTATTTTGTATGAAATTTGCTCTGTAAAAATGCCAATTCTTAGTGGTCATTTTGTAGATAATCAAAAAGGTATTTATAAAGAATTAGCAAAACAAGAAGTGATTTTTAAAGGAGGCAACCTTAAAGACTATTCTGTACTAGATTTTGAAGAAAAAATTAATAAAATCATAAAAAATCATAAAATAGATACCTATTTGAAAAATCAAAAAAAACTTTTTGATGGCAAAAGTAAAGTGCGATTTTTAGGAATAATGAATAAGCTAAATATTTCTTTTAGAAAGGCAAAACAAGAAGATTTAATGCAGGTTTACAGTTGGTCTAATGATGCATTTGTTCGAAAAAATTCATATGATTCGAAGCCTATAGAATTAAAGAATCATAAAAAATGGTATTTAAATAAAATAAAAGACAGTAATACATTATTCTTATTACCATTAATAAATAATAAACCAGCTGGTGTAGTAAGATATGATATTACAGAAACACACGCTATTGTTGGTGTTTTAGTATCAAAGGATTATAGAGGGCAAAAATTAGCAAGTCAAATTTTAATAAATTCAGCAAAACTATATTTTAAAAACAACAGCATTCCAATCTTAGCATATATTAAAAAAGAAAATACAGCTTCGGTAAAATCGTTTGAAAATGCAAGATATACGTATTTTAAAGACGAAATAATAAAAGGAAGTCTTAGTTTTGTATATAAATTAGAGAAATCAGATGTTATCAAATAA
- the pseC gene encoding UDP-4-amino-4,6-dideoxy-N-acetyl-beta-L-altrosamine transaminase → MKAIPYGRQNIEQDDIDAVVSTLKADFLTQGPKVKEFEDKFAAYVGAKYAVAVNNATSGLHLAVLALDLKEGERVITTPITFAASANCVRYAGGEVWFADIDPESYVLSLESTRKLIESKPKGFFKGIIPVDFAGLPVDLEAFRNLANEHGLWIIEDACHAPGGSFKDSNGVKQMCGNGNYADIGIFSFHPVKHIACGEGGMITTNSEKLYKKLASLRTHGITKENMAEDHGGWFYEMQELGYNYRLTDIQSALGITQLAKNEAGVVRRNEIANAYKEAFKVIIKFQNLPDGVLNAHHLFVIEVEDRKGLYDFLRTHNIFTQIHYIPVHTLPYYKEIGYGSASLKNAENYYSKCISLPMYPSLTNEEQGFVIEKVLTYLNG, encoded by the coding sequence ATGAAAGCAATACCTTACGGAAGACAAAACATCGAGCAAGATGATATTGATGCAGTAGTATCAACATTGAAGGCTGATTTTTTAACTCAAGGACCAAAAGTTAAAGAGTTTGAGGATAAGTTTGCGGCATATGTGGGTGCTAAATATGCAGTGGCAGTTAATAATGCTACTTCAGGATTACATTTAGCCGTTTTGGCCTTAGATTTAAAAGAGGGAGAACGTGTAATTACTACCCCAATTACCTTTGCAGCATCAGCAAATTGTGTGCGATATGCTGGTGGAGAAGTTTGGTTTGCGGACATCGATCCAGAATCTTATGTATTATCTTTAGAAAGCACTAGAAAACTTATTGAAAGTAAACCAAAAGGTTTTTTCAAAGGTATTATTCCAGTAGATTTTGCTGGACTTCCAGTGGATTTAGAAGCGTTTAGAAATTTAGCCAACGAGCACGGTTTATGGATAATTGAAGATGCTTGCCATGCACCTGGTGGTTCTTTCAAAGATTCTAACGGCGTAAAACAAATGTGTGGAAATGGTAATTATGCCGATATAGGCATATTTTCATTTCACCCAGTAAAACATATAGCATGTGGCGAAGGTGGAATGATAACGACCAATTCCGAAAAATTATACAAAAAACTTGCTTCCTTAAGAACGCATGGTATTACCAAAGAAAACATGGCAGAAGATCATGGAGGTTGGTTTTATGAAATGCAAGAATTAGGCTATAATTATAGATTAACAGATATTCAATCTGCTTTAGGGATTACACAACTTGCTAAGAACGAAGCAGGAGTAGTCAGAAGAAACGAAATAGCCAATGCATATAAAGAAGCCTTTAAAGTAATAATCAAATTTCAAAACTTGCCTGATGGTGTTTTAAATGCGCACCATTTGTTTGTAATTGAAGTGGAAGATAGAAAAGGGTTGTACGATTTTTTAAGAACTCATAATATCTTTACGCAAATACATTATATTCCTGTGCATACATTGCCCTACTATAAAGAAATAGGTTACGGAAGCGCAAGTTTAAAGAACGCAGAAAATTATTATTCTAAATGTATTAGTTTGCCGATGTACCCTAGCCTAACAAATGAAGAGCAAGGTTTCGTTATAGAAAAAGTATTAACTTATTTAAATGGGTAA
- the rfbB gene encoding dTDP-glucose 4,6-dehydratase, giving the protein MTILITGGAGFIGSHVVRLFVKKYPDYHIFNLDALTYAGNLENLKDIESSNNYTFIKADITNERFINDLFTKYKFDKVIHLAAESHVDRSIKDPLAFVRTNVIGTMNLLNAFKLCWKADFSNKLFYHVSTDEVYGTLGETGLFTESTSYNPNSPYSASKASSDHFVRAYGETYDMPYVITNCSNNYGQNQFPEKLIPLFINNIIKNKPLPVYGDGNYTRDWLYVVDHAIAIDLVFHKGVNRETYNIGGFNEWKNIDLVKLLCKQMDVQLNREEGMSEKLITYVKDRPGHDLRYAIDASKIREELGWEPSVTFEQGLERTITWYLSNEDWLNNVTSGQYQSYYEKQYN; this is encoded by the coding sequence ATGACTATTTTAATTACTGGCGGAGCGGGTTTTATTGGGTCTCATGTAGTCAGGTTATTTGTAAAAAAGTATCCAGATTATCATATTTTTAATTTAGATGCATTAACATATGCTGGTAATTTAGAAAACCTTAAAGATATTGAGTCTAGTAATAATTATACATTTATAAAAGCGGATATTACTAACGAGCGATTTATTAATGATCTTTTTACTAAGTATAAATTTGATAAAGTTATTCATTTGGCTGCCGAATCACATGTAGACCGTTCTATTAAAGATCCTTTGGCTTTTGTTAGAACAAATGTTATTGGAACCATGAATCTTTTGAATGCTTTTAAATTATGTTGGAAAGCCGATTTTAGTAATAAACTTTTTTATCACGTAAGTACAGATGAGGTTTATGGAACATTAGGAGAAACAGGTTTGTTTACAGAATCAACTTCTTATAATCCAAATTCGCCTTATTCGGCATCAAAAGCAAGTTCAGATCATTTTGTTAGAGCGTATGGGGAAACTTATGATATGCCTTATGTTATCACAAATTGTTCAAATAACTATGGTCAAAATCAGTTTCCAGAAAAGTTAATTCCTTTATTCATTAATAATATAATTAAAAACAAACCATTACCCGTTTATGGAGATGGTAATTACACTAGAGATTGGTTGTATGTTGTAGATCATGCCATAGCTATAGATTTAGTGTTTCACAAAGGGGTAAATAGGGAAACATATAATATAGGAGGTTTTAATGAGTGGAAGAATATTGATTTAGTGAAGCTGTTATGCAAACAAATGGATGTTCAATTGAATAGAGAAGAGGGTATGTCGGAGAAGTTAATTACATATGTAAAAGATCGCCCAGGACATGATTTAAGATACGCCATTGATGCCTCAAAAATAAGAGAAGAGTTAGGCTGGGAGCCTTCAGTTACTTTTGAACAAGGTTTAGAAAGAACAATTACATGGTATTTAAGTAATGAAGATTGGTTAAATAATGTAACAAGTGGACAATACCAATCTTATTACGAAAAGCAGTATAATTAA
- the rfbC gene encoding dTDP-4-dehydrorhamnose 3,5-epimerase: MKVTETKLQGCYILEPKIFKDKRGCFFESFNEAMFNQLIGENVNFVQDNESFSSKGVLRGLHYQTGEYAQAKLVRVVKGSVLDVAVDLRKESVTFGQYFSIELTEENKKQLFIPRGFAHGFVVLSDTAIFSYKCDNFYNKESEGGILFNDPTLNIDWVMSKEEFIVSEKDLILRTFNDLFK, translated from the coding sequence ATGAAGGTTACAGAAACAAAATTACAAGGGTGTTATATTTTAGAACCCAAAATATTTAAAGATAAACGAGGTTGTTTTTTTGAGAGTTTTAACGAAGCAATGTTTAATCAATTGATAGGAGAAAATGTTAATTTTGTACAAGACAACGAATCGTTTTCATCTAAAGGGGTATTAAGAGGTTTGCATTATCAAACAGGAGAGTATGCGCAAGCTAAACTGGTTCGTGTTGTTAAAGGAAGTGTTTTAGACGTAGCTGTAGATTTAAGAAAAGAGTCTGTAACATTCGGTCAATATTTTTCAATTGAGTTAACAGAAGAAAATAAAAAACAATTATTTATTCCTCGTGGTTTTGCACATGGCTTTGTTGTTTTGAGTGATACTGCAATTTTTTCATATAAATGCGATAATTTTTATAATAAAGAGTCAGAAGGAGGAATTCTTTTTAACGATCCAACATTGAATATTGATTGGGTAATGTCAAAGGAAGAGTTTATTGTTTCTGAAAAAGATTTGATTTTACGAACCTTTAACGATTTATTTAAATAA
- the pseB gene encoding UDP-N-acetylglucosamine 4,6-dehydratase (inverting), giving the protein MFDLTGKSILITGGTGSLGKALTSHILNKYPETRRLIIYSRDEQKQFQMAQEYSSKDYPQIRYFIGDVRDKERLVRAFQGVDYVIHAAAMKHVHIAEYNPDECIKTNIGGAENVVDACLKTKVERVVALSTDKACAPINLYGATKLTSDKLFIAANNIKGDNEIHFSVVRYGNVMGSNGSVIPFFINKKKENNTLPITDPNMTRFNISLQGGVDMVMHALEHAWGGELFVPKIPSYKIMDVAEAIGPNCEKPVVGIRPGEKVHEEMITPSDSFYTYDLGKYYTILPATHQWKIEDFVKTFNAKKAPLGFSYNSGENDDWETVESLRTLIKEHVDSNFTV; this is encoded by the coding sequence ATGTTTGATTTAACGGGGAAATCTATTTTAATAACAGGAGGAACGGGTTCTCTTGGGAAGGCACTTACGTCTCATATACTAAATAAATATCCAGAAACGAGAAGATTAATTATTTACTCAAGAGATGAACAAAAACAATTTCAAATGGCTCAGGAATATTCTTCAAAGGATTATCCACAAATACGTTATTTTATTGGGGATGTTAGAGATAAGGAACGATTAGTTAGAGCTTTTCAAGGTGTTGATTATGTTATTCATGCAGCTGCAATGAAACATGTTCATATAGCAGAATATAACCCAGACGAGTGCATTAAAACTAATATTGGAGGGGCAGAAAATGTAGTTGATGCTTGTCTAAAAACAAAAGTAGAACGCGTTGTTGCTCTTTCTACAGATAAAGCATGTGCACCAATAAATTTATATGGAGCAACTAAATTAACCTCAGACAAATTATTTATTGCCGCTAATAATATTAAAGGTGATAACGAAATTCATTTTTCAGTAGTAAGATATGGTAATGTTATGGGATCTAATGGATCCGTAATTCCTTTTTTTATTAATAAAAAGAAAGAAAATAACACTTTACCTATTACAGACCCTAATATGACCCGTTTTAATATTTCTCTTCAGGGTGGCGTAGATATGGTTATGCATGCTTTAGAACATGCTTGGGGAGGAGAGTTATTTGTTCCTAAAATACCTTCTTATAAAATTATGGATGTAGCTGAAGCTATCGGTCCAAATTGTGAAAAACCAGTAGTTGGAATTCGTCCAGGTGAAAAAGTACATGAAGAAATGATTACACCTTCAGATTCTTTTTACACCTATGACCTTGGTAAATATTATACCATACTACCAGCAACTCATCAATGGAAAATAGAGGATTTTGTTAAAACTTTTAATGCTAAAAAAGCACCATTAGGGTTTAGCTACAACTCAGGTGAAAATGATGATTGGGAAACTGTAGAGAGCTTAAGAACATTAATAAAGGAACACGTAGATTCTAATTTCACTGTATAG
- the rfbA gene encoding glucose-1-phosphate thymidylyltransferase RfbA — protein MKGIILAGGSGTRLHPLTLSVSKQLMPIYDKPMIYYPLSTLMLAGINEVLIISTPKDLSLFKDLLGDGKKYGCKFEYAVQDAPNGLAEAFIIGEEFIGSDKVALILGDNIFYGTGLTELLQANNDPEGGIIYAYRVHDPERYGVVEFDKNGHAISIEEKPEHPKSNYAVPGIYFYDNSVVEIAKNIKPSHRGELEITDINRAYLEQGKLNVSILDRGTAWLDTGTFQSLMQASQFVEVIEERQGLKIGAIEGAAFEMGYINKEEFKALALPLLKSGYGKNLLGLLNNK, from the coding sequence ATGAAAGGAATTATATTAGCAGGTGGTTCAGGAACTAGGTTACACCCCTTAACGTTATCGGTAAGTAAACAACTTATGCCTATTTACGATAAGCCTATGATTTATTATCCTCTTTCAACTTTAATGCTTGCCGGCATAAATGAAGTTTTAATTATTTCAACACCTAAAGATTTATCTTTATTCAAGGATTTATTGGGTGATGGCAAAAAGTATGGGTGTAAGTTTGAATATGCTGTTCAGGATGCCCCCAATGGTTTAGCTGAGGCTTTTATTATAGGAGAAGAATTTATAGGTAGCGATAAAGTTGCATTAATTCTTGGTGATAATATTTTTTACGGAACAGGATTAACAGAACTATTGCAGGCAAATAATGATCCTGAAGGAGGAATTATTTATGCGTATAGAGTTCATGATCCTGAACGCTATGGTGTTGTTGAGTTTGATAAAAATGGACATGCAATTTCAATAGAAGAAAAGCCAGAACACCCTAAATCAAATTATGCTGTGCCTGGTATTTATTTTTACGACAATTCCGTTGTAGAAATTGCAAAAAACATAAAACCTAGCCATAGAGGAGAATTAGAAATCACAGATATTAATAGAGCGTATTTAGAGCAAGGAAAATTAAATGTTAGTATACTAGATAGGGGAACAGCTTGGTTAGATACAGGGACCTTTCAATCACTTATGCAGGCTTCACAGTTTGTTGAAGTGATTGAGGAACGACAAGGACTAAAAATAGGTGCCATTGAAGGTGCTGCATTTGAAATGGGATATATTAATAAAGAAGAGTTTAAAGCGTTAGCATTACCATTATTAAAAAGTGGATATGGTAAAAACTTGTTAGGGTTATTGAATAATAAATAA
- the pseF gene encoding pseudaminic acid cytidylyltransferase, which yields MGNIAIIPARGGSKRIPRKNIKPFLGKPIIAYSIEAALKSNLFDEVMVSTDDEEIAKIAREYGAKVPFLRSKDNANDFAVLADVVQEVVGNYKKKNNNFDNICCILPTAPFVTSSKITEAFKKLVEGNFNCVFPVLEFSFPIQRSLKIENNKVSMVWNEHLNTRSQDLEPRYHDSGQFYWTNTKAFLNEQKILTTNSGAIIISELQAQDIDTEPTGN from the coding sequence ATGGGTAATATAGCGATTATTCCTGCCAGAGGAGGTAGTAAACGTATTCCAAGAAAGAATATTAAACCCTTTTTAGGTAAGCCAATTATTGCTTATTCAATTGAGGCTGCTTTAAAAAGTAATTTGTTCGATGAGGTTATGGTTTCTACGGATGACGAGGAAATTGCAAAAATAGCAAGAGAATATGGCGCTAAAGTTCCTTTTTTAAGAAGTAAAGATAATGCGAACGATTTTGCCGTTTTAGCAGATGTGGTTCAAGAGGTTGTCGGAAATTATAAAAAGAAAAACAACAATTTTGATAACATTTGTTGTATACTACCAACAGCTCCTTTTGTTACATCAAGTAAAATTACGGAAGCATTCAAGAAATTAGTAGAAGGTAATTTTAATTGCGTTTTTCCTGTATTAGAGTTTTCATTTCCAATACAGCGGTCTTTAAAAATTGAAAATAATAAAGTATCTATGGTTTGGAACGAGCATTTAAATACACGCTCACAAGATTTAGAACCAAGATATCATGATTCTGGGCAGTTTTATTGGACAAATACAAAGGCATTTTTAAACGAACAAAAGATACTTACAACTAATTCTGGAGCAATAATTATTTCAGAACTTCAAGCCCAAGATATAGATACAGAACCGACTGGAAATTAG
- a CDS encoding DUF6909 family protein has translation MSNKKHHERTRAQESSNAIERLYITMRHLFNRGFYKPMGISGETLRSSLLLLRPEIYGSIGDEKAELEGLLYVIDRLPIGIEECMFINLTSDEGYGDSHFESIIPPKRRRNCYRIDDEQMNIEITRGRSEIYDILTHLTFLFVESHKISRRVLTNEEGETTRDWVKLENTVLSKKKLSKEEREVAISHTANILGRTFKEITSVYNAFATTLQPERLLHIVYWLGKLAIEELIGNDKRTITFSPVLRERIGHHIHGEIWSNTIKETLHRNNLLERPIHVISANMHSVMNTLFTPNALKSIVAKKDIFDVYESLSHKENESLRNKISKEALQKGMFYIKDTSGANIDVQIFDTSKIDTSKLDIQVSEAVLQDKKPVIIVMDYAFGEQAYETIDELLKPYKPKGKEKVHLNIESLSIMGKAGILEGGKGDIMIPSAHIFEGTADNYPFDNELKREDLEGKGVNVYDGAMITVLGTSLQNKDILKFFYNSTWNVIGLEMEGAHYQKAIQAASKVRGSISRDVKVRYAYYASDNPLETGGTLASGGLGASGVRPTYLITRTILEQILN, from the coding sequence ATGAGTAATAAAAAACATCACGAAAGAACGAGAGCACAAGAGAGCTCGAACGCCATTGAAAGGCTATACATTACTATGCGACACTTATTTAACCGAGGTTTCTATAAACCAATGGGTATTTCTGGTGAAACGCTAAGGAGTTCTTTGTTGTTGTTGCGACCTGAAATTTATGGTTCTATTGGCGACGAAAAAGCTGAATTAGAGGGTTTACTTTATGTAATTGATAGATTACCAATTGGTATTGAAGAGTGCATGTTTATCAATTTAACAAGTGATGAGGGTTATGGAGATTCGCATTTTGAATCTATAATTCCACCAAAAAGACGTCGTAACTGTTATCGAATCGATGACGAGCAAATGAATATTGAAATTACACGTGGACGCTCGGAAATTTATGATATTTTAACGCACCTTACTTTTCTTTTTGTTGAGTCTCATAAAATTAGTAGGCGAGTACTAACCAATGAAGAGGGTGAAACCACTCGCGATTGGGTAAAACTTGAAAACACTGTTTTATCTAAAAAGAAACTTAGTAAAGAAGAGCGTGAGGTTGCTATATCGCATACGGCAAATATTTTAGGGCGAACCTTTAAAGAGATTACATCTGTTTATAATGCTTTTGCAACAACTTTACAGCCTGAACGATTGTTACATATTGTATATTGGTTAGGGAAATTAGCTATAGAAGAGTTAATTGGTAACGATAAGCGTACTATTACTTTTAGTCCCGTTTTAAGAGAGCGTATAGGTCACCATATCCATGGTGAAATATGGTCGAATACAATTAAAGAAACCTTACATAGAAATAATTTATTAGAAAGACCGATCCATGTTATTAGTGCAAATATGCACAGTGTTATGAATACGCTTTTTACACCAAATGCTTTAAAATCTATTGTAGCTAAAAAAGATATATTCGATGTTTACGAATCTTTAAGTCATAAAGAAAACGAAAGCTTGCGCAATAAAATTTCTAAAGAAGCGTTGCAAAAAGGGATGTTTTACATCAAAGATACATCGGGTGCTAATATTGATGTCCAAATATTTGATACGAGTAAAATTGATACTTCAAAACTGGATATTCAGGTATCTGAAGCTGTTTTACAAGATAAAAAACCAGTTATTATAGTTATGGACTATGCTTTTGGAGAGCAAGCTTATGAAACTATAGACGAATTATTAAAGCCTTATAAACCAAAAGGAAAAGAAAAGGTACATTTAAATATAGAGTCTTTATCGATTATGGGAAAGGCAGGTATTCTAGAAGGTGGTAAAGGTGATATTATGATACCATCTGCACATATTTTTGAAGGAACTGCAGATAATTATCCTTTTGATAACGAATTGAAAAGAGAAGATTTAGAAGGTAAAGGTGTAAATGTTTACGACGGAGCTATGATTACGGTTTTAGGAACATCGCTTCAAAATAAAGATATTTTAAAGTTTTTTTACAATTCTACATGGAATGTAATAGGTTTAGAAATGGAAGGTGCACATTACCAAAAAGCAATACAAGCCGCATCGAAAGTAAGAGGAAGTATAAGCCGAGATGTAAAAGTGCGTTATGCATATTACGCGAGTGATAACCCTTTAGAAACAGGAGGTACATTAGCATCGGGAGGTTTAGGAGCCTCTGGAGTAAGACCTACATATTTAATTACAAGAACTATATTAGAACAAATATTAAATTAA